One Pseudomonas sp. MH9.2 DNA segment encodes these proteins:
- a CDS encoding GNAT family N-acetyltransferase, which produces MSTITLFETPPPESIKSQILQMVVDYVTDISMVAIAPSNPLYNLYQYGIGYEVHLYLDAMDGSKGIPVELIVALDAQDPCAVVGFLLYLPVKNDPEACAVAYMAVQASHRRRGVARAMLQEMVGRYPHAELACFVAKVPYFESMRFQVVGVRGPQVLMNTRDHGTDSLLAVLDVAPIYKTVEVRQIHTYLLQQHGKKAMVDAEKQRDRHLDQMTRHAKAFVLERLGEAAAQNSGRGPRVL; this is translated from the coding sequence ATGTCCACCATCACCCTCTTTGAAACCCCGCCGCCCGAGTCCATCAAAAGCCAGATTTTGCAGATGGTCGTCGATTACGTAACCGACATTAGTATGGTGGCGATCGCACCGAGCAATCCCCTCTACAACCTGTATCAATACGGTATCGGATACGAGGTTCATCTCTATCTGGACGCTATGGACGGCTCCAAAGGTATTCCGGTCGAGTTGATCGTAGCGTTGGATGCTCAGGACCCTTGCGCAGTCGTCGGCTTCTTGCTGTATCTGCCAGTGAAGAACGATCCAGAAGCCTGTGCAGTGGCCTATATGGCTGTGCAGGCAAGTCACCGACGTCGGGGTGTTGCGCGCGCGATGCTGCAGGAAATGGTCGGTCGATACCCTCATGCCGAGCTGGCCTGCTTCGTTGCCAAGGTGCCGTATTTCGAGTCAATGAGGTTTCAGGTTGTGGGCGTGCGCGGTCCTCAGGTGCTCATGAATACCCGTGACCACGGTACGGACAGCCTGTTGGCGGTGCTGGACGTAGCGCCTATCTATAAAACTGTGGAGGTGCGGCAGATTCATACTTATCTGCTTCAGCAACATGGGAAAAAAGCGATGGTGGATGCCGAGAAGCAGCGCGACCGACATCTCGACCAAATGACACGTCACGCGAAGGCCTTTGTGCTGGAGCGTCTTGGAGAGGCTGCGGCGCAAAACAGCGGGCGTGGGCCACGCGTGCTCTAG
- a CDS encoding CAP domain-containing protein produces MRVLSSVMRIAALSLGLVCAATAVATEDTQLVESINAYRSQVQRCAGQASQELPPLASDPRLVLPANSVGDLQQALARATYPMVNVQAISLSGPRDAQSAMTAVRESFCQVVLDPQFVDIGVSQEGREWRIVLARPLLAGRLGDWQAEGQKLLEMINTARTRPRQCGAQSFAATTPLTWNAMLATAAENHARAMANNNFFDHKGRDGHTPGDRAELAGYVGQQIGENIAAGQDIARKVVDGWLASSGHCANLMNPQFRELGAAYAVDPKSDAGIYWTAMFGSQ; encoded by the coding sequence ATGCGCGTCCTATCATCCGTTATGCGTATTGCCGCATTGTCCCTGGGCCTGGTGTGCGCCGCCACTGCCGTGGCGACCGAGGACACCCAACTGGTCGAGTCGATCAACGCTTACCGCAGCCAAGTGCAGCGCTGCGCGGGCCAGGCATCCCAGGAGTTGCCACCGCTAGCGTCCGATCCGCGCCTGGTCCTGCCCGCCAATAGTGTCGGAGACCTGCAGCAGGCGCTGGCGCGGGCGACCTATCCGATGGTCAACGTGCAGGCGATCAGCCTGTCCGGGCCGCGTGATGCGCAGTCGGCCATGACGGCTGTGCGAGAGAGCTTTTGCCAAGTCGTGCTGGACCCGCAATTCGTCGATATCGGCGTGAGCCAGGAGGGCCGTGAGTGGCGCATCGTGCTGGCGCGTCCGCTGTTGGCTGGGCGCTTGGGCGACTGGCAAGCGGAAGGACAGAAGCTCCTCGAAATGATCAACACCGCACGCACGCGGCCGCGCCAGTGCGGCGCCCAATCCTTTGCGGCCACGACACCGCTGACCTGGAACGCGATGCTCGCGACGGCAGCCGAGAACCATGCCCGAGCAATGGCTAACAACAACTTCTTTGATCATAAAGGCCGCGATGGCCACACACCGGGCGACCGGGCTGAACTGGCAGGCTACGTCGGTCAGCAAATCGGCGAAAACATTGCCGCCGGGCAGGACATCGCGCGCAAGGTGGTCGATGGCTGGCTCGCCAGCTCCGGTCACTGCGCCAACCTGATGAACCCACAATTCCGCGAGCTGGGCGCAGCCTATGCGGTTGATCCGAAGAGTGATGCGGGGATTTACTGGACGGCTATGTTCGGCTCGCAGTGA